The Glycine max cultivar Williams 82 chromosome 12, Glycine_max_v4.0, whole genome shotgun sequence genome window below encodes:
- the LOC100806656 gene encoding ATP-dependent zinc metalloprotease FTSH 10, mitochondrial, which yields MIFSRIARSVSRSSRARNLLHGDGRLGTHVGLPRTNACSEGAEGVLGFVRGYVSSARARSNGLVSNLPDFKSVAANPRIRRLFCSKAPKKKNYENFYPKEKKEVPKGNDKKYESKDNSNANTEDSGNFQEAFMKQVQNLVTPLLLMGLFLTSFSFGPREQKQISFQEFKNKLLEPGLVDHIVVSNKSVAKVYVRNTPLNQTDNEVAQGTQPAIGSGGQYKYYFNIGSVESFEEKLEEAQEALGIYSHDFVPVTYSSEVVWYQELMRFAPTLLLLGSLLYMGRRMQGGIGVGGSGGGKGARGIFNIGKAPVTKVDKNAKNKIYFKDVAGCDEAKQEIMEFVHFLKNPKKYEELGAKIPKGALLVGPPGTGKTLLAKATAGESGVPFLSISGSDFMEMFVGVGPSRVRNLFQEARQCSPSIVFIDEIDAIGRARRGSFSGANDERESTLNQLLVEMDGFGTTSGVVVLAGTNRPEILDKALLRPGRFDRQITIDKPDIKGRDQIFQIYLKKIKLDHEPSYYSPRLAALTPGFAGADIANVCNEAALIAARGEGTQVTMEHFEAAIDRIIGGLEKRNKVISKLERRTVAYHEAGHAVSGWFLEHVEPLLKVTIVPRGTAALGFAQYVPNENLLMTKEQLFDMTCMTLGGRAAEQVLIGRISTGAQNDLEKVTKLTYAQVAVYGFSDKVGLLSFPPTEGSYEFSKPYSSKTAAIIDSEVRDWVDKAYKHTIQLIEEHKEQVTQIAELLLEKEVLHQDDLLRVLGERPFKATELTNYDRFKQGFIEEEEKVVESTVDTPEEGGGSSPLEPQVVPT from the exons ATGATTTTTTCAAGGATTGCACGCTCCGTTTCGCGGTCGTCTCGCGCTAGA AATTTATTACACGGTGATGGGAGATTGGGAACCCATGTCGGATTGCCACGGACGAATGCGTGTTCTGAAGGAGCCGAAGGGGTATTAGGGTTTGTTAGGGGCTACGTATCTTCTGCCAGAGCTCGCAGTAATGGCCTCGTTTCCAATTTGCCTGATTTTAAATCTGTTGCAGCAAACCCTAGGATTCGCCGATTGTTTTGCAGCAAAGCTCCAAAGAAGAAGA ATTATGAGAACTTCTATCccaaggaaaagaaggaagttCCGAAAGGAAACGACAAAAAATACGAGTCCAAAG ATAACTCGAACGCAAACACAGAGGATAGTGGAAATTTTCAGGAAGCTTTCATGAAGCAAGTTCAAAATCTAGTCACCCCATTATTGTTGATGGGGCTATTTCTTACATCCTTTTCGTTTGGTCCTCGTGAACAGAAGCAG ATTAGCTTTCAGGAGTTTAAAAACAAGCTTTTGGAACCAGGATTAGTAGACCATATTGTTGTCTCAAATAAATCAGTTGCCAAAGTATATGTAAGGAACACTCCCCTCAACCAAACAGATAATGAAGTAGCCCAAGGGACCCAACCTGCAATTGGATCTGGAGGccagtataaatattatttcaatattGGAAGTGTTGAGTCTTTTGAGGAGAAGCTAGAGGAAGCGCAAGAAGCTCTGGGCATTTACTCTCATGATTTTGTGCCTGTCACATATTCTTCTGAAGTGGTTTGGTACCAGGAATTGATGAGGTTTGCTCCAACACTGTTGCTTTTGGGATCTCTCTTGTATATGGGAAGGAGAATGCAAGGTGGAATTGGTGTTGGTGGCAGTGGTGGCGGCAAGGGTGCCCGTGGAATATTCAACATAGGAAAAGCACCAGTTACTAAAGTAGACAAAAATGCCAAAAACAAG ATCTATTTTAAAGATGTTGCTGGCTGTGATGAGGCAAAGCAAGAAATTATGGAGTTTGTCCACTTCCTCAAGAACCCAAAGAAATATGAAGAACTTGGTGCAAAAATTCCAAAAGGTGCTCTCTTGGTTGGTCCTCCAGGCACAGGAAAAACCCTTTTAGCAAAAGCTACAGCAGGGGAGTCTGGTGTGCCATTTCTTTCTATATCTGGTTCTGATTTCATGGAAATGTTTGTTGGTGTTGGACCATCTAGGGTGAGAAACTTGTTTCAGGAAGCAAGGCAGTGTTCACCTAGTATAGTATTTATTGATGAGATTGATGCAATTGGTCGAGCAAGGCGGGGTAGTTTTTCTGGTGCAAATGATGAACGTGAAAGTACTTTAAATCAATTGTTGGTCGAGATGGATGGTTTTGGAACCACTTCTGGAGTTGTTGTGTTGGCAGGAACAAATAGGCCTGAAATCTTAGACAAAGCTCTTCTTAGGCCTGGGCGATTTGACCGCCAGATAACAATTGACAAACCTGATATTAAAGGTCGTGACCAGATATTTCAGATCTACTTGAAGaaaatcaaacttgatcatgAGCCTTCATATTATTCTCCAAGGCTTGCAGCCCTTACACCTGGATTTGCTGGAGCAGACATTGCTAATGTCTGCAATGAAGCTGCTCTGATTGCTGCAAGAGGTGAAGGAACACAAGTCACAATGGAACATTTTGAGGCAGCCATTGATAGGATCATTGGTGGTTTGGAAAAGAGGAACAAG GTAATAAGCAAGCTGGAAAGGCGGACTGTTGCCTACCATGAAGCAGGCCATGCTGTTTCAGGTTGGTTCTTGGAGCATGTTGAGCCCTTGTTGAAAGTAACTATTGTTCCACGTGGCACTGCTGCTCTTGGGTTTGCCCAATATGTTCCCAATGAGAACCTTCTCATGACAAAGGAGCAGCTTTTTGATATGACTTGTATGACACTTGGCGGTCGGGCTGCTGAGCAG GTTCTTATAGGGAGAATCTCAACAGGAGCACAAAATGACTTGGAAAAAGTGACCAAGCTGACGTATGCCCAAGTAGCAGTTTATGGTTTTAGCGACAAAGTAGGCCTCCTCTCCTTCCCTCCAACTGAGGGCTCATATGAGTTTTCCAAACCATACAGCAGCAAAACTGCTGCAATCATTGATAGCGAAGTGCGTGATTGGGTGGACAAAGCATACAAACATACGATTCAGCTTATCGAGGAACACAAGGAGCAAGTTACTCAAATTGCAGAGTTGCTGCTTGAAAAAGAAGTACTTCACCAGGACGACTTGCTTCGAGTTTTGGGCGAGCGGCCGTTCAAGGCTACTGAACTCACCAATTATGATAGATTTAAGCAGGGTTTTATAGAGGAAGAGGAAAAGGTCGTGGAAAGCACCGTAGATACGCCTGAGGAAGGTGGTGGGTCTTCACCTCTAGAACCCCAGGTTGTTCCCACATAG